The Tripterygium wilfordii isolate XIE 37 chromosome 23, ASM1340144v1, whole genome shotgun sequence genomic sequence TTTTGGATGCCACTTTCCCTCAGACCAATCAACATGTGTTACTGACCAATTTGCAATGCCACCGGGATCTATCATCTGAGGAATGCAACGGTGAACCAAAATCACAAACAAAGAGATTGTAAGAGAGATGTTTAATTTTAAGAAGAAAGCAAAGGATCATGTACTGACGTGAAATAGAGTCGGCAAGTAATGCTCATATGCATAGCAATTGCGTCCATCCATGTTTGGCTGAAAAAGTTGAAGCCACCATTGTCAAATAGTTAGTAACTTCTACAACAGCAAGATTTGGAAACAcaaccaaaaatatatattaatcaagcacaGGCAAAGGAATACATAAAACAACTTCAAAGGATtgaaaatacaaattaattGGCTGTTTGTGACTTCTGAATGAATGGATGCCATTATAATAAGATAACCATTGTACAAAGAACTCAACCCTATTCAACACTATCATACCCAATCTGTGTCTGACCCCATGTTGTTTATCAAGGGAAAATAACAGTGAAACAAGAAAATAGAGCCGCGACCAGAATTTTGGGGAACAGTCAAGTTGAAGAGCTGGAGGAGTATGTATTGACAGGCAGCTCCAATGAAACAACAAAGGCAATGTGGCATACACCAGGCAAGGCCCATGCAGCATAGGATGCACAAATGACAAAACCACAAAATATTCTGTTGTAAATCACCTTGTTAAAACCAAGAAAATCCACAAAGTACAGAATGAAAAATGTGAACTTGTTATAAATTTAAGTGTTGAAAACaatatgtatataataatatCCTCCCAAAAAGAGAGAttacatttattgttctaattgCACAGGTCCACTGCAAAGACAACACAAACAAGACCCGACAAAGTAAATTATGATAATGAACAGGTTACCTTGCAGAAAAGCTTAAACTTTCTGTAATATAGGCTGTCTGGCATAACTATTACGGCATGCTGCCGCTTCATGGATAACCACTGAAATAAAAACATACTAAAGATGAGCATGAGGTATATTCCCATTGACTTTGCAAGTTGCAACAAAAGTAGATATACTGCCAATGAAATAAAAACACATCAATCATGAGAGAGAAAACTTGGCAACTTGCTCCCACATACAAAATTCGATATCTTTCGAGATAAACTAATGAACTCTAAACTCAGGATAAAATGAATGCTCATATGCTAGAAAGAATGTACCTGTGAACCCTTCCTAAAATTCTTCTTTTCAACTTCAGGCATCATATGCTCTGAATACCTTCCATTTCCATGTGGACCAGGATCCTcaaagctagagagagagagagagatccaaATCACATAAACTTCaaagatgaaacaaaaaaagaaaaatatacaacTAGACGAAGTATTCTAATGAAGCCAATAAATAAATGTCAAGATGAGGATTCCCCTATGCTAAGTATACCATGCTTACCTGTCAATAAAGCTGATATTTGTGAACATGAGATAGTTATATACATAGTCAAAGTTATGCAAAGGCACACAGCTGGAAGAAAAGGTAGAAGAAAAGAATTAGATAGTATCTTAAAGCATCAACATCAAATATGGATTAATTATCCTAGAGGGTTTACTAAAAGAAATTTGATAATCACCTGTCAGACAACAAAACAAACCGCTGGTTATCAGGGTCTAGGAGTGCATGTGCCAAGAGTCTCTTCTCTGCATCAGCCATTGATATCTTTCCCCAGGCTACCTGCAAGCAACTCAATAATGTCATCAACTCTAGGGTTTCATTTCATTTACCATATGCACTAATAATCTAACAGTATAACTAGAAATAAATGATGGTATTACAATTATGGGTTTGACCAATTGTAAAGAATTTGATTTACTTCCAGTTTGTGGTTGAATAATATATAGCATATGGATTCAATTTTAAAGTCCTATCATGAATATCAAGTCTCAATCTAGTTTGAAtcgattgaaaattgaaaattgaaaaatgagttcaTAATGCCATTTGGTGAACACATCATGGGATTCTATCATCCAATTGCAGAATGTAGTACATATCAAAATGTCAGTTTGGCTCATTCATAGAAAATctactacaaaaaaaaatcaaaatggaaaattttaattaattcaggaataattttttttccccattctAGCATAAATTTCTCACCTATGGATTCATGTATGGATTCACTGGTCCGGAATAAAGCttttgatgataatgataacAGCATAAATTTTGAAGCGAACAAATCAAATGAGAAATGCATAAGAAGAGATCTGAATAAGTAAAATGCATTGGCGTACGAATGTTTCGGAGGAATTGTTGTGCAGAATGACATAAGCTAGATTCCATCCACCAAATTCTCATTGTATTGCACAAAATATATAGCACATTGAATCAAAATATGATAACGAAATATCCCGGCAAATATAATCTCGCAagcacaattcatctcctccttTATATGCTTAAGCAGGGgcaaaatatgaaatattaagATTTTTCTTTTAGCCTCCAATGGATTCAATAGGGCAGTGTATTAATTTAAGAGGTTTACAAAAAAATGACCTCTAGTCTTCAGATTTACTGAAAATATACCATCATAAagcttttttaaattttttttggaattcaTCATAAAGCTAAAGCTTTATAGCTAATCTCCAGTCCAACTAAGTGCAAAAAAAAAGTGCTCTATCATCTATCCTTCTAAGAGAGCTTTAACTAATACATTTTGACAACAATTCTTAAATTATCACCTTGGAATTATAAACGAAACAATCAAATATAGTTATTTGCTGAATTAAACAGAGGATATGAAGTAATTATGTGTACCTTATCACTGTGAATGTCTCGACCAACAAAGTTTTGGCTCACATGAACAGGTTTTTCCTGATATGCATGTACATAAACTGAGAATCTGTCTTCATGGCCCTGCAGATAGAGAGGACAATGTGTTACTTTCATCATAGAGAGGACAATGTGTTACTTTCATCTAATAACTGACTTGCAAAAATGGTGAAGTGAGAGCttttataaataaaagaagTTAAATCTTCATTTGATATCCTCCTGGCTCTGGATAAAAAACAAACATTCAAACAAGACATATAAATTTCTATCATAATGACATTATCCTATGTACCACACGCTTAACTTTTCAAGGAGTTGAGTAATAATTAAAGCAGTTAAGACACTATACCTTTCCTCTTATTTGGCTTTCTTTGTAAGATTTCATATCTCCTCTACATGAGCCCAGATAATGCCATTTGCAGAGTTATTCAAACATCAAGGGAgtgtttatttaaaattttcaattagagGTGCCATTGAAAGATGGACCTACGAGATGCAAACATGCACCATCTACTTTAGCTCATTACTTAAACAAGGAGCTTCGATACCCTAATGAGCCATCTGAAGTTCAGGTTCTTGTAACAAACAGGAGACCGAATAAGGTCAAACTTGGGCTGCTCAATATAAATAAGCCGAACGGGTCGTTCACCTAGCAAGCCATAATGGTTTATGAATGGCTCGACTCATTTAAagccataaaaaaaattggaaactCCTTTCCAACAGTTCTCTAATTGTCAGCATATCCGTTGAAGAGCACCTGTATTTAAATAACTTTTCCACCTATTGACCATTTCTATCTGCTTGAAAAACATACTTCCCCAGTGAACAATCCTAAATGGCATCCCCTGGTGGATCTCCGCAATAACTCATTGTTTTCTAACTGTATGGTCGTAATCTTCTAATTCTAAATGATGTATGTTCCAGAATGCTTGAAAATCAGAAtaagaaacaaattcaaatcaCAACTATATTTGCTAGCCAGCTCATTTCTCCCAGGCATACCAAGACTTCAGTGTTTAAAACCACAATCTCAAGCATTCTTCCATGTTCACATCCATGACTTAAATTTTCTTTCGTATTGCCTATTCACAAATTCTTTcttgaacaaaaaaaagtaaagataaacagaagaagatgaaaatatCAATGCCAAAGGCAGTTAGTTGTTAGCTGATACCACGGAAAGGGTATGGCATAATTTAGTCCAGGAAACCATTATCCTGGCTAAACAATAAACTATACTAAAGGGGATATCAAAGGTGGTATCATTGCAACAAAAATTGACATTATGGGTCCCAATACCTTGACTTAGGTGCAAAATTTAATTTGTCACGCCATAAACAGAAAATCTTAAAAATTGatcttgagaaaaaaaaaaaacattcgtGAGAAAGGAGCATGGATGAAGGATCCAAAATAAAGGTAAAAACAtgtcccatgcacaaggctcctgcatgCCGCAGCGGAGATGGGGTCACGCAAGGGCAAGATGCATGTAGCCTCACTCTGACAGcgggagaggttgtttccaccAGGATTTAAGCCATTACCTCTTAGTTGCTGTGAGGCAACCTTATCACCAGGTAAAGGATTTACCCTTATAAAGAatccaaaataaagaaacaaaaaagtctACACAGGAAAAGAGCCTTACATGAAAGAACTTATCCCACAGCTTCTCAAAAGGTAAAGTCCCGGGagtcaaaaacatgaaagctatTTTTGGATTCTTAGATTGAGTAGGagccttttttaaaatttcctcAAATACAACCTGACTTGCAGTCTCCTCATCCGTCAATTCCCTGGAAGGTATAACAGGAGGCTGTTCAAACATAGTACAACCACTTGATGTAAAGAAATAGCAAGCTGCAGAGTTTCTCGGTGGGTAAACATAGGCGCCGATCAAGAAGATGCTCATCAAAGATACCAAAATAATAATCCACACTGGCCTCCTTAAATGAGGCTGCTGTCGAGACCCAGACATTATTAGAAAGTCCCTTATGCCTTGTAGCCATGCACGACCTGTCTCCAAGTAGGTTAAAAGCATCACAACTGTATTTCAAAGCAtctttgatttgtttcttttaacaTCATAACCCTTTAGCCTTAACGATGAGAATAGCCAGCAACTCGTTGACAAGGATCTGAAACATGGATAAATATAAACAATTATGATCAAAGAGCAATGTACTTAGACGCCATCTCAAACATATAGTTTTTTCAAGATCTTGTTTTCTTGGTAGCAAAATATGTCGAATTTTTTCCTGTAAATATTCTAGATTGTCTTTGTACGTACCAGAATATAGAATGTAAAAGGTAGCATCCATATTACTTTATCCAGCCAAATGAAAGTTTCAAAACAAGCAGTATTAGCTCTCAACACTGTGTCTCTTTATCAAGATCATTTTATGCAGAGACTCAACTACATAAAGATTTCCGGTCGGTCATTAAACCCTAATGATGTGAGTTTCTGAATTTTAATAATTCAGATAATCTCAGCTGCTGATTTTAATTAATCACAACAATCCCTGACAGTACAATTCCTTTAAAATCATTATCACATATAAGCATTAAGCCAACCAATCTAATAGCAGTAGAGATTTCACCAGCAACATCAACAAATCACCCTACAACTAACATTTCCACATGTTAAACCTGTTTAAAAAGTAAACATCGTTAATTATTCTATCCATGTAGAATGAAACTGAGCACTCTCATATTCGAACACTCCAATCACAAGACCATAAGTTACAAAAAAAACTGCAACGAACATAAAGCAATCCCATCGCAGAAGAGTCTTGATTATCTGAATGGCAGACCAGCAATaagaagttatatttgaaaagaaaaaaaaaaactgtgtgGAAAGAATATGTTGACAAAAACGGAATCACATCTTGATGTGGTAAATCTTTGGCAATCACGATCACGTATTGGCCAATAAACCAATACGGCTATTTCAGTaaacaaaatgatgaaaaattaaACGGATAGCACAAAGAGAGAATTCAACTGAAAGCAAAGACGAGAAGAAACTGAATCACATCTCTGCATAGCGGAGTCATTTGCGTCACATAATTGCCAGTAAATCAACCAGAAGTAAAATATTTTGGCAAAGCATCAATAAATTACTCTATACTCGAGGTGTTCAAGTTAACAATAACATTGTTTATTGGATTATTAACCTAAAATTGAAACCAAGGGCACTCGTGCGTGTTCAAAGTAACACTCACTAATCAAGGATCCTgtgaatcacaaaataaaacCTACTTACCGATCGATGCCACTGTAGTAGTCAAAATCATAGTAAAAACGAAACAAGCAGAAACGGAACCAACTGGAAAGCAAATCCGAAGAGAAACTGAATCACGTCTCCGTGTAATGGAATTATCATACGATCATCCGACAAATCAAGACCcaaaagttataaaaaaaaaatttaaaaaaaaaacacgataAAAATCGTAGGTGTAGTACCTTTGAGTGCCGAATGCAGCTGGTCCAATATGAATCTCGAATCCGAGATTTGGAGATCGAAAGCCTTTGGATAGCTAATGCTGGATGAAAATCGAGAATAATCACGCTTTGATGCCTCTAATTCTCCGCTAATCAAATTTTCTCGGACTTATGTTCTCTGAGCGAATACTTTCGTTCCCTGGGAAAACCCCTCGCTGTGTGTTTTTGGATGATTTTTGTGATTCGCTCCGGAGGTTCAAAAATGGAAACAACCCTACACTGACTACAGCCGGCGAAAGTGTTGGCGTAAGTTTGCAGtattatactattattattattcattcGTATGTAATAAAGACTGTGTATGTATCTATTGTCTACTATTATGTTACGTCTTTTTGTATATCTTGACTTTTCAGTTGGTTTAGGCCTTTAGGTTTAGGGCTAGTATTCTTGAGAATTACCGGTCGGTTAAATTTGTGGAGTATAAAGAAAACCGACCGTTCTCGCACGATTTCGTTCCATTAGACAAATCCAAGCCAGAAACAAAAACCCCAATCTGTACTCTTAAGCTCCAAAGCAGCGATGTCAGACGACGCTCCTTATTTGGAAGCAGCGACAATGGGAGTCACCGACGTGGAAATTGAGTCTGCAGAACTGGAGCCAATACAAACGGAACAAGTACAGCTGCAGCAAGGGGCCGCCAAATGGCCGGGGTGGCCGGGAGACAACGTGTTTCGCCTAATAGTGACGGTGGCCAAGGTGGGCAGTATCATCGGCCGCAAGGGCGAACTTGTTAAGAAGATGTGCGAAGAGACCGGCGCCCATATTCGCGTCTTCGAAGGACCTCTCGGCATCTCTGATCGCGTCGTCAGTATCTCTCTGGCCTCATCTATTTCGTTTTTTTCCCTGTTAGTTTTTTGTTCGGGACATTTTAGAGCTTTTGCTTTATTCCAAGCTTTGCGATTGGAGATAACAAGTTATGCCTGAATTACACTTTTAGGGTTCATATGCTGTCATGGGCTAAGGGTATAAGGGCCTAACTTGGCGTTTACCAACAGCCCTCGAGTTTTTGGCGTAGCATTGAGACACACCATGTCTTCCTTTCCTCTTCTTGACAACTTCTTAATCTTATTTTTCTTGCGTTATTAGTTTACAAAGAATCTACTGGTGCAAGGTTGACATTTGTTTATCTTTCTCCTACTTTGCGGACCTGTTGTGAAATAATTTTTGTGTTGTCCTTTTGCCAGGTTATGATATCTGGAAGGGAAGAACCTGAGGCCGAACTATCCCCAGCAATGGATGCTGTGCTAAGAGTATTCAAATGCGTTAATGGTCTATCTACTATTGAAGGTGATGACATTGATTCAGCAGATGGCCGGGCTGCATTTTGTTCTGCTAGATTTTTAGTGGCGTCTTCGCAGGCAATTTCCTTGATTGGGAAGCAAGGATCTACAATCAAATCAATACACGAGAGCACTGGTGCCTCTGTACGGGTTTTGCTAGAAGGTGTGCTTTGAGTAATTTTGATCTTAAGAAAGTATTGTATGTGCTCTTGctggttttttactttttaccccATTTTAACAAGTGTGAGTCATTCAAAAATCTTCCAACTCTCACTTCAGTTTATATTTCCAATTTCATCTCGGAGATGGGCTTTTGGTATACGTGTGGTTGAAAACAGGTTGGTACTATGCCCTTCATTTGGAAGGTGGGAACTACTCTATATGCCTGTGCAGAATACTCGTATTGCTCAGTTTCTTGGAGATGGGAAGGACAGGGTCAACAGCACATATTCATTGAATTAATTCTGTAATTCTTTGTGCATTTGCACTTTTGACCACGTCAAAGGAAAGGGAACAATGATGTTAGAATAAATAAACTATTTTCATTACATGCTTAAGAAAATTGTCCTTGCAGCTTATCATACTTTCCGTCCTGGATTAGATTTTGAAGATGACTTCGTGGATCTGCCTcatcaaatttaatttatagtatGAGGAAAAACTTTCAGAACATTATGCTCCATTAGGAACTTTAAAATTGGATTATAGATTATCAACTTTTAATAGAAAATTATGTCTAAAACCTTGGCTCCCGGGGATGCATTCTCTATGAAGGATTGAAtttcttttcagtttttctCTAGTGAAATTGGTGTATGCTTATTTGTCTAAAATTTCCACTGTCTTCCCCcccccttttcttttaatttattgattacATTTATTTGATTAAAAGTAGTATCATTCGGTTTTGTTTCTAACTTGTCTGCTTATTTTATCGATGGCCGTTGTTTTCATCACATTCGCATCCCTCTGCTCCTTTCATTTTGTTGTTGCTGtagttttatttataaaaataaagaaaaaacttGAATCGTAAAGCTGACATTTTTTCTACGTAGATGAATCACCCTCCTATGCGACTTCAGATGAGAGAATTATAGAGATACACGGCGAAACTAAGAAGGTTCTTAAAGCACTTCGAGCGGTTCTATTACAGCTGAGGAAGTTCTTGGTTGATCACAGTGTCATTCCTCTATTTAAAAAAACTGTAAGTTAAAAACTTAAATTTGTTGGCTCAAAACTCTTAACAGATGCATGATAATACATACTACTCTCTTGCAGTATAGTGCAACAATTTCGCATGATCATCCTGCGGACTCGCCTGTTGATAAATTTCGACCATCAGTCCATTCTGCTCCTACTTCTCAAACTGGCATTAGTTCTGATTATTCCTTATCTTTGAAGCATGATCCTTTTATGTATGATCGTGAAGAACATCTAGACGCAGAAATCACACAATCTGGGTTCTCTCGTTATGGACAAGATCCTGCATTCAGGGGGTTACGTTTGCCTGGAGTTCGACATACTGGTGCACCTTTGGTAACTCAGGTTT encodes the following:
- the LOC119992507 gene encoding RNA-binding KH domain-containing protein PEPPER-like — its product is MSDDAPYLEAATMGVTDVEIESAELEPIQTEQVQLQQGAAKWPGWPGDNVFRLIVTVAKVGSIIGRKGELVKKMCEETGAHIRVFEGPLGISDRVVMISGREEPEAELSPAMDAVLRVFKCVNGLSTIEGDDIDSADGRAAFCSARFLVASSQAISLIGKQGSTIKSIHESTGASVRVLLEDESPSYATSDERIIEIHGETKKVLKALRAVLLQLRKFLVDHSVIPLFKKTYSATISHDHPADSPVDKFRPSVHSAPTSQTGISSDYSLSLKHDPFMYDREEHLDAEITQSGFSRYGQDPAFRGLRLPGVRHTGAPLVTQVTQTMQVPLSYAEDIIGIGGSNIAYIRQTSGAILTVQESRGFSDEIIIEIKGSTTQVQTAQQLIQEFISSHKEPANMYRDIDAGSSLYNEMPETAYRSSSFASNVGGYRSSSFEHRSPSMRDYGNYRF
- the LOC119993654 gene encoding glycosyltransferase BC10-like — its product is MLLTYLETGRAWLQGIRDFLIMSGSRQQPHLRRPVWIIILVSLMSIFLIGAYVYPPRNSAACYFFTSSGCTMFEQPPVIPSRELTDEETASQVVFEEILKKAPTQSKNPKIAFMFLTPGTLPFEKLWDKFFHGHEDRFSVYVHAYQEKPVHVSQNFVGRDIHSDKVAWGKISMADAEKRLLAHALLDPDNQRFVLLSDSCVPLHNFDYVYNYLMFTNISFIDSFEDPGPHGNGRYSEHMMPEVEKKNFRKGSQWLSMKRQHAVIVMPDSLYYRKFKLFCKPNMDGRNCYAYEHYLPTLFHMIDPGGIANWSVTHVDWSEGKWHPKAYRAQDVTYELLKNIASIDENIHVTSDSKKTVTVKPCLWNGMKRPCYLFARKFDPETLDRLLFLFSNYTSI